One Planctomycetia bacterium genomic window, CGATCTGAATCGCTTGGAACATGCCGTAGTCGTAGTAGGCTTTGATCGTGGCGAGGGCCTTCACCATTTCGGCGTTGCCGCAGGCATAGCCGACGCGCCAGCCGGCCATGTTGTAGCCCTTGCTCATCGTCGTGAATTCGACGCCGACATCCTTTGCGCCCGGCGCCGAGAGAAAACTCGGCGGCACGTAGCCGTCGAAGGCGACGTCGGCATACGCCGAATCGCTGATGACCATGAAGCCGTAGCGTTTGGCGAGCTTCACGACCTCGACGAAGAACTCCTGGTCGACGGTCGCCCCGCTCGGATTGTGCGGGTAGTTGACGATGAGCATCTTCGGGCGCGGATGCAAATGCTGGCAGGTGTACGCGACGTTCGAGAGAAACTTCTCGCTATCGGCGACATCGAGCGTGATGCAATTACCCGACGCTAGCGCGACGGCATAGACGTGCGCGGGAAAGTAGGGTGCCGGCACGATCGCCGTGTCGCCGGGCCCCATCATCGCCAAGCACATGTGGCTGAAGCCTTCTTTCGATCCGAGACAGACGACGATTTCCTTTTCCGGATCGAGCCGTACCCCATGCTTGCGGAGATACTTGCCGGCGACTTCGCGCCGCAGATTCAGAATGCCGATCGATTGGCTGTAGCCGTGGTTGCGCGGATCGCGCGCGGCTTCGATCAATTTTTCGATCACCAACTCATGCGGCGGCTCCGACGGATTTCCCATCCCGAGATCGATCACGTCTTCGCCGGCACGTCGCTTAGCTTGGAGCGCGCCGTTGATTCTGGCGAACAAATACGCCGGCAACCGGCTCATCCGTTCGGCGGGAGAAATCTTAAACGGTTCGGAGCCGGGCACGCTGGGATTGGTCATGACGTTCGCAAAGCTGGAGGCGAAAGAAGGTACTTTCCCTAGAATACACCCTGGTACTCCAAAGGGAAA contains:
- a CDS encoding aminotransferase class I/II-fold pyridoxal phosphate-dependent enzyme; translated protein: MTNPSVPGSEPFKISPAERMSRLPAYLFARINGALQAKRRAGEDVIDLGMGNPSEPPHELVIEKLIEAARDPRNHGYSQSIGILNLRREVAGKYLRKHGVRLDPEKEIVVCLGSKEGFSHMCLAMMGPGDTAIVPAPYFPAHVYAVALASGNCITLDVADSEKFLSNVAYTCQHLHPRPKMLIVNYPHNPSGATVDQEFFVEVVKLAKRYGFMVISDSAYADVAFDGYVPPSFLSAPGAKDVGVEFTTMSKGYNMAGWRVGYACGNAEMVKALATIKAYYDYGMFQAIQIAAIMALRNTEANVESQAKIYQRRRDVMVEGLRRIGWNVSPPRAGMFVWAKIPEQYLANMDTLQFAMKLLEEGGVAVSPGTGFGPAGEGYLRMALVENENRLRQAVRMIHRCLTGETKAEEKPEAPIAPAQK